The window tttaaggataaaaaatatcaaaataaaattatgtgtaaattttaatatataaaagctatttttctaaatgcaaCATCGTCTCATCTCTTTTAATCAAGTATTTCCTTCATAAATatcttgaattaaaaaaatgagtgaacTGCATGCCTAATCCATTTTAGAGTTATGTTGTCAGGTTAAGTTTAACCCAATCAAGCCGAATACAAAGCCCTTCATCCAAATTCAAATTCTACCCACTTTTAGTTTTAGATTTGAATATaaatctaacttttttttttccaaatggaATCAAACTTGAGTTAATCTTTAATTAATCAATACATCGAGTTGTATAAGTTAAACTCAAATTAAACatctcataattttaaaaataaaaataaaaataaaaataaatgttatttaaattgGGCAGATGAGATAGGTAAAGGCTATCCAATCGATTTGCTTGAGTACAACCCAAATTGAGTTATAattggaaaaatatattttttaaactcaatttgcatattataaattaatttttccaaaCTCATCCAAGCCAAAAACTTATTAGATGACAATGGAAAGATGAATCTCACAATATACGCAAGCAAACTCCTAATTAAATCACTTGCAATTTGTTTGTTTAAGATTTCTTAATCATGACTTAATCCTAGCCATGTCCATGATGATGACTAAACCAGGCCCATCTCTGAAAACAGTTAGTTATAAGTCATATATAACCATCTCCTTATTGAAGAGTATTCTCGAAAGAGAAAAGGCAAAGGAACTAGAAATTCACACAATTATCAACAACAAAACATCCAAGTAAACAACCCAACAGTCACATAACTACCATACATCCTTAAAGTTCAGCAGAAGTTTCCTTGTCCTCTTCCACCACTGTCTTCAGTTGGATGTTATCGGAGTTCCTCACCGAGCAGTTGGCACGAATTTCACCCTTCTTGCCCGTCAACACGCTCAGCTGCCCCATCTTCAGCATAGCATGCACAAACTTTTCGTAGAACAAAGCCTCATCCTCCGCAAAGCTCTTAACAATGCCGCGAGTCTTTTCATACGAGTACAAGTCTTGGTCTGAAGTGAACAGGCCCTGTCGGTGCACCAGATCGACGTAGTACTTGTTATCGAAATGGTTGGGAGTCCTGATGTCCAGCACCGTGGTGGCATTGGTGTCTGATGCGGGACAAATCTCCTTGAGGTCATTGGCAAACTTTTCCTCCATGGTTGGGTCTTGGGTAGGGTAGAGACGGCCGGTGAAGGAGCTGCAGTGGCCGAGCCCAATGGTGTGGCCACCGGAGAGGGCCACAAGGTCTGTGGCATCCAAGTTTTTGGTGGCGAGAAATTCAATAAGGGTGCTGGCATTGGTGTTGGGTGAAGGTAGGTTAGCTACTGTTGCGTCGCTTGAGGCAAAGTTGAGTCCATCTCTCCTTCCCAATGGGACATCATAGTCGGGTCCTCCTGACTGTAACAGAGACAAATCAACGAGAGAAATTGATGagatatatagatatagatataggatttaattataatttaccAGGTGGACGGAGTCACGGGCGGCGATGGCGACGATGTCAGCGCAGGAAACAACAGTGCCACACTCCTCATCGACCAGCTCGCGGAGCTCGTCGATGATCTGAAATGCTGCGGCTCTCAAGCTCAGGTTTGGACGGGCTTCTTGTTCACCAGGACCACTTGCTGAGCCATCTAGCAACACTGAGGCATCACATCcctgcatttttattttttttcatacatataTGGTATTAGGTTATGATTCTTtgcttcttaaaataaaatgttcaaaaaaaataagatgtgaTAATATGCCTAGGAGCGCCTTTGACAATTCAAAGATGTGGACAATCAAGGGTAAAGTAATAAGTAATCAAGTCTATggcctctaattttttttcacaaattatgACAAATAATCGAATGaataaatgtaaagaaaaaggTGTTTACTGTTTACTatcgattttcaaattttggaaataaattttgtaaattaattttttaataatttatagataaaagCAAATCTTCGTTTACCGATCCATACCCTTGgaagcaattttttatttaattaaatttttaaataataaaataaaaataacatgtgCCCCTTATTTAattagaatgaaaatgaatgatAATACTTTCAATTGAATTTTGTCTTTTCAATTAGGGATGATTGGGTGGTTTCTTCGTGTACTTGTTACATCCCGTCTTTAACGAGATGAGTTTGAATAGTTCTTAATGGGGCTAatttaagatttaaataaataagttacgaatgaatttagaattatttttttaaaactcgatGCAAGTTCAAGTATTATCTTACTCTGttttcattatatataaaattaatttaatttttatttttttatttttaatatataataataaagtaaattataaaaaaagtataatattttataaaatatatatgttttgatataattagaaaattttaaaaatagtttttataaaaaacaattgcgGGGCGGggtggggttgggatggggCAACCGGTCCCCAACCCTCGCTATAATGTCAAGCGAGCGTGTCCAAGGTTCCCGAGGTTTCACCCTCGGCTCCTGCACTCTCTCTGTCGGTCAATGTTTCTACTTTCCACGCACGTGCTTCTACAAATGTCACCAACCACCTATCCCACTATATTTCCAGGAAAACAAACAAGATCTCTCTGCTAACTTGCGCCCACGCGTAAGTTAGCACAAACCCAAATTGTTTGTATTAGACTCTCGTGGAATGGACCAAGCGACCGACCAAGTACGTAGTTCTCCAGCGTGAACccaactttccttttttttttttttccctttcttcttctcagAAGTTGTCCTACAGAATTATGAAGAAACAAACGGGATCTTTCTGCTAACTTGTGCACATGCGTAAATTAGCACAGACCTAtccttttaagaaaatattggagAGTGGGCCATGGGGCTCATCACCAAATAGTTCATAATGGACCCACCATCACTGTGCGTGATTCTCGATTATcttaagattttaaaaagtttgaaagggaaaaagaacTTCAGTAGAAAAATCGAGAAGGCGTGTGGTAGAGAGAGCAGTGGAGCAAAAAAGGAGCAGATGGGCATGGAGTAAAAAGGCCAAAAACGAGACCAAAGATGGAGGAATGTAGTGACTGTACCTGAACAAAGCAGTCATGAAAGTGGAGGCGAAGCAAGCCAGCGGCGTTGCCGATATCCTTCTTGAACACCTTCTTGAGGTGCCTTCTGATGACGGACTCCACTTTTGGACATGAGTTTTTATAGAAGCTCCACGACAGACCCTTCACCAGATGTGGGGTAGTGTAAGCCTCTGAAACAGCAAAGTAGGAAACCAGCAAAAGACAGGACCCAACCAAGAGCAGAAGATGAGATGtcgaataagaagaagaagaaggagccATGGCTTTAACTTTGAACTCGTCGATGGTTTGAGCTTTGATGCCCAACACAACCCACAGAATGCTTATATTTATAGGCTATACCCACCACTGGTTTGAATGATCTAAATGCTTAATGCCTTGGTTTTCCCCTACAACACTATTAGACGACTTTGGCTAGCTTTTGGAGTAGTTGAAGACTTTAAGGAAAAGGCTTAGCTTGAAAAGAGAAAGGTGAATTGAGAGGCCACGTGGTGAACACATCTCTCCTCTATCTCAATGTGAATGGATGATTAAATTAAAGAAGTCAGATTCATGGAAAATCCTATCTTATTTGGTACTAGATTTCCagccaacaaaaaaaaaaaaaaaagggtcacAAATTATTGAATGAAAGCTGAGCACAATAACTTCAACTTGGTGCCCAAGCACCCCCAAAGCCGGGACATAGCCCCCGCGCCGTGTAGATGGAAGCAATCATCTGTCTGATGCTTGCCACATGTTTGAAATCGTCTTTctctgactttttttttttttttttatcttttacttcTCAATGTTCTCGTTatctttttgaattttgtcCTTAAAAGAAGAGACCCATAAGTTTTCTCATACTAAGAAGACGCATTTAgattatctttgtttttttcattcttaaagaaaacccaaattttcaaatatttagaATTATCGAATTTCTATGGTGTTTTATGTTcaattatcaatttttctaaaaattaactCGGCTTAACTGAGTGTGAAAAAGTTATCTTAATTCAATTCATGCATGGAGAGAATggcaaaatttaaatttatatccaATAAACCAAAAAATGACTGAACTCATAACATCAAATTGAGTaccaatttaaattattaaaatttttaaaaacttaaactttCATGATTTGGACTCAATGTCCACTCCTTTCACACTATGATTGGTATCAAGGTTGGTTTGgaaatgttttattttgatggaatgtgttttaaatatataaaataatattaagtttAATAAATTCTGTATAAAATATAGCAAATAAATTCCTcctttttatatgaaattttgtGCATTTTATATGGGAgttgttattattttgtattttaaaataaaaaataaaaattatatctcaatcacactaaaataattaaaatttttataaatataaaataataaaggagtaccaaatatgatttatataatGTTATAACTTAAATAATGACTTTGCCAGGATAtccaaattcatgaaaaaattattgaaaaaattatagtatttaattaaaagtttatatatttttaaattatttatttttatataaaataaattaaataaattttaaaataatataaataaataatttattaattttaaatttttttctttttacttttcttcgtttttctcttttctcgcactttcttcttttcttttttcttttctttttgtaacttaaaaagtaaataatttatatttaaaattctcaaaataaaataaaagattattctttttaccataaatatatatatatcaaatcacAATCTTATAACAAAAATAGGGATTAATTTGTTCATAtactatcaaaatttcaaaatgaaatagaaattttCATATGCATGTCAATATACCTCTAGAAGATTTAACATCTTTAGTCACATAGATAATGATGGTAGCAAATATAATGCGAATAATTTGGCTAGGGTATGATTAATTAGCTTGGAAAACAAACCTCCACTCGATAATAACCTTATGAGGAATACAAACCAATTATAAATGAACTTAAAACACAAAATTCAACTGATCTCAATTATGAGTGAAGCAAAGAACACTGAAAATAATGGTGTTTCCCAATAACACGCAACTCAGTGGTTTAGAAGCCCATATCCCCATTCCTCCACGTTTTCAAAATGCTCCATTTGAGATATTCAAGGTAAAAACCCAATAGCCTCCCACCTTTCCAAAATGttagagagagggagagagagaaagagggtaaaaaataattgaatatatatGTGAAGAACTTAGAGATAAATGACAGCTAATTAGCATTCATTTCAGTGTACGAAGTTGATATGTCACTAATAGTAAAACCCCATGAGAAAGGAATCATAAAGCGTCATGATTCTATGAACTTGCTAGGCACCTGCCTGCAGTTTTAACCCAAAAATGTAATTATGACTATGGTGAATCAAAGCACCACTCATTAATCATTATGGTCACCAACACATAAATTAGACTATTAGTTCATTTCTTTTACATAAACTAAGATTCTATAATCCATTTTTTCATATCTAATTGTAACAATTTATATTCAATCGTATAGATATTATCCATTTATGTCGAAATGGATCATCATGgttttaaaacgtgtctacaaaattaaaagaagctcatacatatataacatTGAGAACTTTTTCTCATATccaatgtgagatatcacaaacATCCTCCTTATAAATATTGTGTCCCACAAAATTATAAggtcaaatagacaaacaccaCTCACAAGGTCAAACAAACCCTCATACCAAGGTTGActctaatatcatttataacaaCTCGTTCTTAACTGtatagatattgttcgctttaAACTCAAAGAGACTCTCACAGTTTTAAAACATGTATACAAGATTAAGAAGAGTTCATATATAGATAGCGCTAAAAACTCTCttttatccgatgtgggacatcacaatcACCCTCATGTAAACACAACATCCTCATTATGCCCATAAGATTATgaggccaaacagacaaacacatATCATAAGGTCAAACAACCCCCTAACCCATTAGGGTGGACTTTAAAATGCGTCCATAACTTTAAGAGaagctcatatatatatatatatatatatatatatatatatatatatatatatataaatttatctcATATCTAATGTGGAATATCATAAACACCTCTCCTCATGACCATTATGTCCTACAGGATCGAACGTCAAACAGATAGACATTCCTCACGAGGCCAAACAAATCTCCTCATTGGAGATCGGGGATTTACTATAATACCATTTGTAAGTAACTCATTTTGGGCCTAAAGGGACTCTCACGGCTTTAGGACGCATTTATAAGGTTAAGAGAAGTTTATACGTATATAGCGTCAATTACTTTTTTTCATATCCAATGTAATATATCACAAACACTCTCCTCATGGACGTTGTGTCCCATGGAATTGCAGGACCCTCATGACATCAAAGAAACCCCCACATCGACATCAAAGATCGGttttaataccatttgtaacaactcacttctaatcatatagatattattcGCTCTGAACTCAACGAGaccctcatgactttaaaatgtgttttagataatatctacacggtttGATAGgagtcgttacaaatggtatcaaaattGATCCTTGACCCCGATGGGGAAGTTTGTTTGGCCTTGCAATGCGTGTTTATCTATTTGACCTCACAATTTTGTGGAACATAATAAGGATATTGTGTATGCATGGGGGTGATTATAATGCCCCACATtagatagagaaaaaaattctttatattatatatttataaacttcttttaatattataaacacgttttaaagtcgtgacaATCCCTTTGGTCTCAAAGCGGATAATATATACACGATTGAGAGTGGActgttataaatgatattagaaTTTATCCTCAACCCTTATATAGGAATTTGTTTAGCCCCGTAATGGATGTTTGCCCATTTGGTATCATAATCTCATAGGACACAATGTCTATAAAAGGGGTGTTTATGATATCTTATATCGAATAGGAAATAAAGTTTCTAacgctatatatgtatgagttTTCCTTAAccttataaatgtattttaaagttatgatggtattttgaattcaaaacaGATAATATCTTTATGATTGGGTATGAATTGTTGTAGTAATTATTGAACAAAATACATtacttttatcattattattagtttaCATGATGGGGATCATTACATATGATTAATATCAAGTATTGGGAAATGGAAAATTATTAAGTTACCAAGTTCATATCTAACTTTGAATTTGGGAAGAAAGTGTAGAATGAATTTTAAGTAAGAAAGTTACAAATATATAACCAAGATATAAAAGAatgattttaagttataaataaatgaaataagataTAATGGAATGAAATCAAAAGTGTAATATAATGAAACGTAATATATAATACAATAAAGTATTCAAGTATGAAGTAATAGAACTTCAATAATACGCACACCATctgattttgataaaattagaaCTTGACCATTCAATGATCTTTCAAGAAATCCACCCACTTTAAGATGACATATTCATagttatctttgagaaaaccaTCCATCCATGTTAAGGTGAAATgacaacacaaaaaaaaaaaaaaacctttttctccAAGATGTTGGAAAAAACCATTCTTCAAGTTTCACCAAAGTTTGAAATCCAACATTGActttgtataaatattatctatgtCTTGAGTTTCATATAAATTAAGTTGGAGTTTATATCCTTCATCTGCTTTTCTATGGCAGACaactttttggaaaaataaaaagagccGTGCCCAAAATCATTTATGGATGCTTGAGAAAGAAGAGTGGGGAATTAGAATCAGGCGAATGAGATATTAGCTTAGTGGTGTATGCTCGGCGCAAGTATTTGAAAAAGTTTGCGAGAAAAAATCGCACACAGAATTAAAGGCTTCACCTCCGTGATGAGGAAGTTTCTTTTGGCCTTTTTCCgggaaattttcaatttcgaTTTCGAATGGGAGGATGATTTCGAAAGGGGGGTCTGTCAATCCTTGTCAGCTTGACACTTTGGCCTTATCCAACAGTAGCCGCCCGCGTGCGTACAACACACCCTCTTTGGGATGCACAAAAGTACATGAAAAGAAGTCATGGTTGAAGGCAGCAGCAGCCAACCATTGAGATTtcaagaaagacaaaaaaaaaaaaaatttaagaagttGCCTCTGAAATCTCAATCatggtaaaaaaatattgagaatcttcactatttttggGTTCTGATGCTTCCAGGGGGAGTTCCGAGTTGgtaagtaatatttttaaagatattttcaatgttttcaaagTTTCATTAAACCGATAAAAAAAgctatatataatttatatttttaatatatttgatatatcatttaaataattaatatattaaattttattaaataaaatatgtataatattttaatataaaaataaaatgataatatttaatttatctatgtatttgattattttgaaattttaaaaattattatattaattaattcaaattattttcatattcattgttaataattattataaaaataaatacgaatttaaatgttttatatgataaaaaattgtaaccaacattaatatataaatatgtaacaATATACTTATCAAAGGAGTTTGTATAGCACAATGGTGCCAAGCAAAGAGAAAGTCCACTAAGGTTTTTGTCAAACAATATGTTGATTGGTTCAACCTTGGAATGGTTGGTTAACCTTAGAATGGTTGATTCAACCCCAAAACGATTTGTTCCGCTTAGAACAATTGATGTAAGTgccttttaatttatttttttattttttttaaattagaaacttttatataaaaatagaatctTTGGGCCTAAAGTAAAGGTTGCAGGTCTTGGCTCTAGATGGGCCCAATTACGAGGCCCATTAAAATTTTAGGCCGACCTAATGAGGGAGGCAttccttatttattatttttaaatctaaaaatgaaTTCATACAAAGAATTTTTGTTATCGTTAAAAGTTCTTATCTTGATCAACAAAATTCTCTAGAGACACATAAATAGGTAGTACAAACGAGATAACCccaaattattaatttctatatgatattaattattttaattatcatatcaATATCGGTCAAAAGTTGATCAATTtcatacataaataaaatatgtaaataaacaTTGAATTTGTCACAGAAAAAAGCACCTACTAAATTTTCTATAAACTCTAGATCTAAAATAACCACAAATTGTtcaacaattaaaatttatcgACTAATTTTGACGAAGAATAAAAGCATCTACTTTCAAGATTTTATATCGGTTATCATCTATATtcttttttcacatttaaaacaCAATTCTCTTTTGTACTTAATGAATTACtgcaaaatattattaaaactcAATCACTTAGATTCACAACCACTTACCTTTTCCTTCTCGAAcgacatttaaatttttttgatcaaaatcttaatctaatttttttaattaatggtaaaataataatatagtactttttttttttcgtgtgtgtactttttttcattatagtataaaaaaatgacaacaatCTCACACTTTGcctacataattatatttataatagattataatgataatataaccataacaatttttcaaaaatttgcattttttacatttaaaattatgtttatggAACCACTAACttcaaattattgaaataattgaatCATGCAATgttgcaatattttttttattattatagtgTTAGCACCTTCATTAACACGAATTAATGACTTTTATGACATTAACAATATGTAATAATGTTAATTTATCTGCATAATGGTCTCATTAACTTTTAAACATCAAGATCATGCACAAAATTGATGTGTAAAagtaacataataataataatcaatatcTCATAATCAAGACATTATATACATTATAATGTGATTATATACATTACACTCTCAATCAGtctaaaattaacaaatttgccACTAGGCTTATGTGTGCTACATAAGCCTTAAAATACTTAGGTGAAAGGTCTATGGTCAAAGAATATGCCTACATGAGTGTATTTTTAATACATTGAATAGAGACAACTCTATTTTGAACTCTCTCTCTTACAACCATAtgcttaatttaaatttgttttaatccTCTtgtagttttattatttttagaaaatcgcATATCAACATTATTATCACAACATATTCTCAATGGTCTCATTATTGAATTAATAACACGTAGCCTTGAGACAATTTCTCAACCATATTACATAACATGTGACGTCATAATATGCTATATATTCTACTTCCATTGTGGAAAAAGCTATCAATGATTGTTTGACTCTTTCATGAAATAAGTCCATCAAATAGcataaaaatatatccaaatgtaGATCTTCTAGTATCTTTACAACCAACATAATCAGAAACAAAATAACCAATAATTTCTagatcatttgtttttttgtatgTAAGCATGTAGTACTTTGTCTCTTGTTAATAGCGCAGCATTTTCTTAATTGTTTGCAATCAAATACACAGATTACTTTGATATCAACCAAACATATCTACTACAtaagttatgtttgattgtgTGAAAACTTGAGTACACATGATACTCCCTACTTCAGAAGCATAAGGAATTTTTTCCATatgtttctttttcaagatCATTTTTAGGATATTGAAATTCGCAAAATATGTTCCCTTTCACAACAAGGGCAACACTACTAGAACAATTTTGCATGTTGAATCTTTTAAGaactttttcaatataattCTTTTGGGATAATCATAATAATCCACACAACCTATCTCGATGAATCTCAAGACTCATCACATAGGATGCTTTACCAAGATCTTTTATATCAAAGTTCTTATATAGGAATTGTTTGGTTTCATGAATCATTCCCATATtgctatttattaaaaaaaaatgaatcattcCCAAATTGTTGTTAGTAagcaacatatcatcaacatgtAATACAATAACACAAATCTCACTCCCATTGATTTTAAAGTATATACATTGATCAACTAGATTTTCTTTGAAACCAAAAGTAATGAGAATTTCATGGAACTTAAGatatcattatttaaaaacctaCTTTAGACCATATATGGACTTCTTAAGTTTACATACCATATATTCCTTACCTTTATCTTGAAAACCCTTAAGTTGATCCATATAAACCTTTTCATGCAAGCCACCATCTAAGAAGGCAATTTTAACATCCCTTATATGtaactctaagtcaaaatgaaCTAGTAAAGCCATGACTATTCTTAGGGAATCTTTTTTAGAAACTGAAGAAGATGCTTATTTTAGTTGATTCCTTCCTTTTGAGTGTATTTTGCAACTAACTTGACTTTGTATCTTTTGATATTGCCCTTAgaatcatgtttggttttaaaaatctatttacaaccaataatttcaattcttttaaGCAATTCTAAAAGATCACAAGCTTcgttatcttttatttatttcaactcTTCTTTCATGACATTAAGCCATGGAGTTGAATTTTCACTATTGTTGGCCTAATCATAAGAAGTAGGATCATATTCTAAGTCAAAATCATAATCACACTCATTAAGATAAACCTTGTAGTCATTTGATATATTAggtcttttctctctttgtgatCTTCGTAAAGATTGTTCTACAGTTAAGACATTCTTACTTTCATCATGAGAAGCCTCTTCAATTGTACcatattccatcattggtgtTGATACTTCATTTTCTTAGATAACCCGATTTCCATTAAAGgtaaattttttaagttcaattttcctactaaaatcttcattttctaaaaacataacATGTCTAGTTTCAACAATTTTAGGATCCTAACcataacaataaaatttaaaacctttttacCTTTTAGGATAGCCAATGAAATGACAAATTATGGTTTtagaattcaatttctttatttatgggTTAAAATTTTTAGCTTCAACTAGACATTCccatacatgtaaataattcTAAGTTGGTTTCTTGTCCACCCAtaactcataaggagttttaAGTATAGCTTTACTAGGAACATGATTGAGAATGTGAACTACAATTTTCAATGTTTCACCTTACAAAAATTTAGGCAAGATTATGTTATTCATCA is drawn from Vitis riparia cultivar Riparia Gloire de Montpellier isolate 1030 chromosome 18, EGFV_Vit.rip_1.0, whole genome shotgun sequence and contains these coding sequences:
- the LOC117907809 gene encoding peroxidase 12, with amino-acid sequence MAPSSSSYSTSHLLLLVGSCLLLVSYFAVSEAYTTPHLVKGLSWSFYKNSCPKVESVIRRHLKKVFKKDIGNAAGLLRLHFHDCFVQGCDASVLLDGSASGPGEQEARPNLSLRAAAFQIIDELRELVDEECGTVVSCADIVAIAARDSVHLSGGPDYDVPLGRRDGLNFASSDATVANLPSPNTNASTLIEFLATKNLDATDLVALSGGHTIGLGHCSSFTGRLYPTQDPTMEEKFANDLKEICPASDTNATTVLDIRTPNHFDNKYYVDLVHRQGLFTSDQDLYSYEKTRGIVKSFAEDEALFYEKFVHAMLKMGQLSVLTGKKGEIRANCSVRNSDNIQLKTVVEEDKETSAEL